The genomic DNA AGGCTCAGCGTGAGCCACCGGCCCCGGCCGCCGGTGGATCTGGGACCCTCCTCGTCGGCGTCCTCCGCCACGGCGGGGGCGTCGACGGCGGCTGTGGTTGGGGTTGGGGCCGGGGCCGGGGTCGGCTCCCCGCCCTGGTTCGGCGGAATCACCTGCGGGCGGCGCGACCAGGCGGCCGCCCGACCGGCGGCGGTGTCCGGGTGGGAGTGCTCGGGGTGGTCGCCGGCCAGGGCGCCGCCGAGAATCGGCGTCGAGGGCAGCGCCGCCCGGGACTTCTCGTCCAGGTGCGCGTCCTCGAGAACGTCCGCCACCACGACAGTGACGTTGTCCGGGCCGCCCGAACGCAGCGCAAGGTCGACCAGCCGCTTCGCCGCGGTGGCCGGGGTGCCGGCGCGCAGCGCGTCGGTGATCGTCGACGCCGTCACCGGATCGGAGAGACCGTCCGAGCACAGCAGCAGGCGGTCGCCCGGCCGGGCGTCGAGCGTCCGCAGCGAGGGCTCCACCGGCTGGCCGGTGTAGGCCTTGAGGATGAGCGACTTGCGCGGGTGCGAGGAGACGTCCTCGGGATCGAGCTTGCCCTCGTTGACCAGCGATTGGACGAAGGTGTCGTCCACCGTCAACTGCTCCAGGACGCCGTCGCGCAGGCGGTAGCCGCGGGAGTCGCCGGCGTGGATGAGGGCGATCTCGCGGCCGTCGAAAAGCATGCCCGTGAGCGTGGTGCCCATGCCGTCGGTCTCGGGGCGGCGCAGGACCGTCTCCGCGATCTCGACGTTGGCGTCCTCGGCGTAGGCGCCGAGCAGGGCCAGCTTGTCGGCCTCCGCGAACTCCGCCGGGAACTCACCGACCTTCGAATCAAGGCGCGCCATGTGGTTGACCATCAGCTGCGAGGCGACCTCGCCCGCCGCGTGGCCGCCCATGCCGTCGGCGATGACCAGCAGATGGGGACCGGCGTAGGCGGAGTCCTCGTTGTTGTCGCGGACCAGACCGCGATCCGAGGCGATCGTGTACACGAGGCGAAGCGTCATGGCACCAGCCTCACCGTCGTGCGACCCATCCGGACGTCGACGCCGGCACGGACCCGCTCCGGCTGGTCGATGCGGTAGCCGGCCAGGAACGTGCCGTTGCGCGACTCCAGATCCTCGACGAACCACTCCGAGCCGCGACGGAAAAGCCGGGCGTGACGGGAGGAGGAGTAGTCGTCGCCCAGCACGAAGTCGCAGTCCTGGTGACGGCCGATGACGATCTCCTCGGCCGAGGAGATGTCCATGTACGAACCCTTGAGCGGGCCGTCGACGACCGTCATGCGGGTCGGTTTCTCGCGCGTCAGCGGCGCCGCCGGGGCAGCGGGGGCGGCCGGACTGGGCGTGGCCTTGCCGCCGGCGCGCCGGGCGCCGGCCGCGCTGTTGGCGTCCCGGCGCATCGCGTTGAGAGCCAGAACGATGAAGAGCCACAGAACGACCAGCAGGCCGATCCGCAGCGCGGTGAGAACGAACGCGTCCATCAGAACTCCTATTCCGGCTTAACCGCGCCGCGGGTGGTTGATACGGACCTCGATCGTCGAATGGCCCATCGTGATCACGTCACCGTCACCCAGCAGCCAGTTGTCGATCGGCGTCTCGTTGACCGTCGTTCCGTTCGTCGACTCCAGATCCACCAGCACGGCATCATTACCGTCCCAGGTGATCTCCGCATGCTCACGGGACACGCCCGTGTCCGGCAGCCGGAAGTCGGCGTCGTTGCTGCGACCGATGATGTTCGATCCCTCACGCACCTGGTAGGTCCGCGACGACCCGTCCTGCAGCAGCAGATTGACCACCGACTCCAGGGAAGTCGGGTTGATGTTCTCGGTCACGTCATTCTCCTTGGGAAGGGATCGGCTCGGAGCGCTCCCGGAGCGGGAGCTTTCGTCATGGGGGAGTGCGGCCGCGGGGTGCTCGATGGCGTCATAACCACTGGCCACCTCCGGATCCGCGGAAGCATAGGACGACACCCGCAGCTGACCCGTGCGCAGACCAGTCTCCTCAGCGATACGGACCACCGGCGGCGCCAGCAGATCCCATCCCTGATTACGGGCGTAGCGGGTCAACTGATCGGCGAAACTCTCCGGAAGATGCAGATCCTGCGAGAGGTTCTCCAGATCCTTCGACGAGACGCCGACGGCGAACACGTTCGGGGCGACCAGACGGTCATCCTCGGTGGACGTGAGATTGTCCTGGGCCTCCTGCTTGAGGAGCTCCTCAATCTCGGCCGGAACGACCTTGCCACCGAAGACCCACGCAAAGGCATTGTCGAGGCCACGCTGAAGCGCACTATCGAACTTTGCCAACTGAAGCATGACGGACATCGCGAGCTCCGACCCCTCTCCTACGTTCTCCTGTGTGCGGGTGTTGCTGATCAAACGGTGTGGCCCTCACGGCACCTGGCGATTCAATGCACGCTGAATTACGCGCGCCAGGACACCGGGCACACCAGTGCGCTCAGTATAGGGCCCCGTCCGGACATACCTATAGCCATCGCGCAGGCGCGCTGCCGGAGTTCCGCTGTGGTTATTGGCGTGGAAATCGCCGTGAACTGGCGATTTGTGTTCTTTCTGAACCGTGGGTTATCTTTATGAAGTCGCCCAGCCCGGGTGGCGGAATTGGCAGACGCGCTGGCTTCAGGTGCCAGTGTTCGCAAGAACGTGGGGGTTCAAGTCCCCCCCCGGGCACAGTGTGAAGTCTCACGACATCGTTCCGTACGGTGTCGTGGGATTTTCTATTTTCCGGGGTTCTTTGGCGGGGCCTGGCAGGGGTTGTGGGGCGCTGCTTGCCGACGCCACGCGTGATCGGCTGGAGCCGGTGGTGTTCCCCGGGGTGGCTGTGGCCCGGAAGCGATCGGCCCGATGCGGAACAGCATGAGGGGTCTCGGCCGTCATGGAGGCCTCCTGCGCCCGCAGGCAGGGTCTTCCGCGTGCTTCAGTCGGGCCGTGCGCCGTCGGTCGGTAGCCGGCTGACGTCGTGGCCGTCACGGAACGGTGTCTGGAGACATCGGTTTTCCGGCCCCGGGGCACACCGCGGCCGTCGTCCCGGTGGCGGAACCGACGCGTCCTGCTGTCGGCGCTGCTCACCGCCGCGGGGGCGGAACGATCTCGTGAGACAGGCGGAACTATGTCGTGGAACCAGACACCCCCCAGGCACAGTGAGCGGTTCTTGAACCGCAATCACCGGAGGTCACAAACTCGAAAGAGGGTGTGACCTCCGGTTTTGTGTGTTTTTCGGGGGAGGTGGGGGTGGATTGTGCGGGCGGGGACTTGTGTGGGGGAGAGTTCTGGTTTTATGAATCACTTCTTGATGCGAGTGATTGGGACTTGCTGTCAGGTTGTAGTGCTTCGGATAAATTCATAATTTCCAACGCTACGAAGCGATGGATTGAGCTATTCCGTCCCGCAGGACTCCCGATTCACAAATGGTTTAGTATCGCAAGCTATTAGGGGGCATCGCCGCATGAGGATTTACGCCAGTGTGCCAAAGATTGCAAGGTTGATTGGTTCGTCGTCCTGTCGAGGAGTTCAGCTTCTTGAACAATAAGAGGAATTTCGTAGTGGAGATAGCCAAGGCCATGAGTCCAGAAACGCTTCAAGCTGCTCTGAAACCAGAAGATTCAAGTGCGCTCGCGACTTTCCTTCGAGAATTCTACTTAGTAACTCTGGATGACTCCGGCCGAGCCATCATTAACACGATAAGCCTCGCATTCTTAGGCGTCTTGATTTTGAGGTCGGCCTATTCGCTCATCAAAACCGACTGGCCGGAGACTTACACGGATACTGAAACTCGAGCGCAAGAGCATATACGTGCTAATCCGATACGCACGTATGTCATTTTCCGAGGTGGCCCGGTTTTTCTCGTGTCGGTATTCATTTCTGTGTGCGTTGATCGGGCAGGGGGAGATCCTTGGTGGGGGCTCTGGTTGATGATTGGTACTTATCTCGTATGGACTACCGGTAAAGCCTGCTTTGAAGTTGTTCGGAAGCCTCGGCATCCGAACTGGACGATGCTCTTGATATACCACCTGTTGAGCGTGATAGTCGTCCTTGCCTCGGGGGTGACCGCGGTCGCCATCCGCAGCCTATTTGCCCCAATAGTGCCAGATAGTCGCGAACTTCTGATTTCGATTTGGGCCGGTATTTTTGCCGCACTTTTAGCAGGTGTCACTCGCCAAATACTCGCACCGCAGCGACTCGAAGGGCACCAAGTGGTCGTAGCTCTACGAAAAGATATTGGTACAGAGGCATGGTCATATATTAGGGCAAGCACGGCGAGTGACCAGCTGATGCAAAACTTCGTGTTGGCCCATGTGCTGGCGGAAGCCCAGCAACGTCCGAGGTGGTTTCGGCGACTTGAACGTTTCGGAGGAAGAATCTGGGGATCAGGGACTTACGGAGTGGCACAGGTTGCTGCCGATAGGCCAATATCAGATAAAGAATCTATTGATCTACTAGTGGAGCGATTGGATAACGAGTGGGTTAGGTACTCAATTGAGTCAGGTGCTTATTCACGAGAATTTAATGACGTCTGCCTCGAGCTCAACAACGATGCTGTCCATGCGAGTCGAGTTCAGTCCTTCTATTCGACGATCGCGGAAATGCGCGAA from Corynebacterium guangdongense includes the following:
- a CDS encoding DUF3662 and FHA domain-containing protein translates to MSVMLQLAKFDSALQRGLDNAFAWVFGGKVVPAEIEELLKQEAQDNLTSTEDDRLVAPNVFAVGVSSKDLENLSQDLHLPESFADQLTRYARNQGWDLLAPPVVRIAEETGLRTGQLRVSSYASADPEVASGYDAIEHPAAALPHDESSRSGSAPSRSLPKENDVTENINPTSLESVVNLLLQDGSSRTYQVREGSNIIGRSNDADFRLPDTGVSREHAEITWDGNDAVLVDLESTNGTTVNETPIDNWLLGDGDVITMGHSTIEVRINHPRRG
- a CDS encoding FHA domain-containing protein FhaB/FipA codes for the protein MDAFVLTALRIGLLVVLWLFIVLALNAMRRDANSAAGARRAGGKATPSPAAPAAPAAPLTREKPTRMTVVDGPLKGSYMDISSAEEIVIGRHQDCDFVLGDDYSSSRHARLFRRGSEWFVEDLESRNGTFLAGYRIDQPERVRAGVDVRMGRTTVRLVP
- a CDS encoding PP2C family protein-serine/threonine phosphatase, whose protein sequence is MTLRLVYTIASDRGLVRDNNEDSAYAGPHLLVIADGMGGHAAGEVASQLMVNHMARLDSKVGEFPAEFAEADKLALLGAYAEDANVEIAETVLRRPETDGMGTTLTGMLFDGREIALIHAGDSRGYRLRDGVLEQLTVDDTFVQSLVNEGKLDPEDVSSHPRKSLILKAYTGQPVEPSLRTLDARPGDRLLLCSDGLSDPVTASTITDALRAGTPATAAKRLVDLALRSGGPDNVTVVVADVLEDAHLDEKSRAALPSTPILGGALAGDHPEHSHPDTAAGRAAAWSRRPQVIPPNQGGEPTPAPAPTPTTAAVDAPAVAEDADEEGPRSTGGRGRWLTLSLVLVLLVALGGGTWWASEKIDANYYLAVDEQQNFVIHQGVDFSVFGRDLNDPLQQACINKEGGLRFVDVNPDDGRASSRCAIFGLQDIPESVRASVNSLEGGSYDEVTQQLRRLADQALPVCLTRESDGNTDQPASGDLNQPGVNCREVA